The following proteins are encoded in a genomic region of Mycobacterium sp. 155:
- the nuoL gene encoding NADH-quinone oxidoreductase subunit L, with amino-acid sequence MTLPVWLLIALPSAGAAILLLAGRRSDRWGHLLGCAMSIAAFVVGAVLFTGMLGRHGEDRAIHETLFSWVPVGGLHVDFGLQLDQLSVCFVLLITGVGSLIHIYSIGYMAEDPDRRRFFAYLNLFLAAMLLLVLADNYLGLYAGWEGVGLASYLLIGFWSYKPSAATAAKKAFVVNRVGDMGLVIAVAIMFASIGSISFAGVFSAAPGVSQSTLTAIGLLLLLGACGKSAQVPLQSWLGDAMEGPTPVSALIHAATMVTAGVYLIVRSGPIFDLAPAAQTGVVIVGAVTLLFGAIIGCAKDDIKKALAASTMSQIGYMVLAAGLGPAGYAFAIMHLLTHGFFKAGLFLGAGSVMHAMNDEVNMRRYGGLRKVLPITFATFGLGYLAIIGVPPLAGFFSKDGIIEAALGAGGARGVILGGATILGAGITAFYMTRVMLMTFFGEKRWAPGTHPHESPAVMTWPMILLAVGSVVSGGALAIGGTLSHWLEPVVGSHEAEHGVPAWVVTVVVLAVVAVGIAIAYRMYARQPVPVDVPVGSALTVAARRDLYGDAFNEAVFMRGGQTLTAALAEVDDKGVDGAANGLADLVSRSSERLRQWQTGFARSYALSMLAGAALVVAAILAVRLW; translated from the coding sequence ATGACACTACCTGTATGGCTGCTGATCGCCCTCCCGTCCGCGGGGGCAGCGATCCTGCTGTTGGCCGGGCGACGCTCCGACCGCTGGGGTCACCTGCTGGGGTGTGCGATGTCGATCGCCGCGTTCGTCGTGGGGGCAGTGCTGTTCACCGGAATGCTCGGCCGCCACGGCGAGGACCGGGCGATTCACGAAACGTTGTTCTCCTGGGTCCCTGTCGGCGGACTGCACGTCGACTTCGGTCTACAGCTCGATCAGCTGTCGGTGTGCTTCGTGTTGCTGATCACCGGTGTCGGCTCACTGATCCACATCTACTCGATCGGGTACATGGCCGAAGATCCGGACCGGAGAAGGTTTTTCGCGTACCTGAACCTGTTCCTCGCAGCCATGCTGCTGCTGGTGTTGGCCGACAATTACCTCGGCCTGTACGCCGGGTGGGAAGGTGTGGGCCTCGCCTCCTACCTGCTCATCGGGTTCTGGTCCTACAAGCCGTCGGCGGCGACCGCCGCCAAGAAGGCATTCGTCGTCAACCGGGTCGGTGACATGGGCCTGGTGATCGCGGTGGCGATCATGTTCGCCAGCATCGGCTCGATCTCGTTCGCGGGTGTGTTCTCCGCCGCGCCGGGGGTGAGCCAGTCGACGTTGACCGCCATCGGGCTGCTGCTGTTGCTGGGGGCGTGCGGTAAGTCCGCGCAGGTGCCGCTGCAGTCCTGGCTGGGTGACGCGATGGAGGGCCCGACGCCGGTGTCGGCGCTGATCCACGCGGCCACCATGGTCACCGCAGGCGTGTACCTGATCGTGCGGTCCGGCCCGATCTTCGATCTCGCGCCGGCCGCCCAGACCGGTGTCGTCATCGTCGGCGCCGTCACGCTGCTGTTCGGCGCGATCATCGGCTGCGCCAAGGACGACATCAAGAAAGCCCTCGCAGCATCGACCATGAGCCAGATCGGCTACATGGTGCTCGCTGCCGGGCTCGGTCCGGCCGGTTATGCATTCGCCATCATGCATCTGCTGACGCACGGGTTCTTCAAGGCCGGGCTGTTCCTCGGCGCCGGTTCGGTCATGCATGCCATGAACGACGAGGTGAACATGCGCCGCTACGGCGGGCTGCGTAAGGTCCTGCCGATCACATTCGCCACGTTCGGGCTCGGTTACCTCGCGATCATCGGGGTGCCGCCACTGGCCGGGTTCTTCTCCAAGGACGGCATCATCGAAGCCGCGCTGGGGGCCGGCGGAGCGCGCGGCGTGATCCTCGGCGGGGCCACCATTCTCGGCGCGGGGATCACTGCTTTCTACATGACACGCGTGATGCTGATGACGTTCTTCGGTGAGAAACGTTGGGCTCCAGGCACTCATCCGCACGAGTCCCCGGCCGTGATGACCTGGCCCATGATCCTGTTGGCGGTGGGCTCGGTGGTCTCCGGTGGTGCCCTGGCGATCGGCGGGACGCTGTCGCACTGGCTCGAACCGGTTGTCGGCAGCCATGAGGCGGAACACGGCGTACCCGCGTGGGTGGTGACGGTCGTGGTGTTGGCGGTGGTGGCAGTGGGCATCGCGATCGCCTACCGCATGTACGCCCGCCAGCCGGTTCCGGTGGACGTCCCGGTAGGTTCGGCGCTCACAGTGGCGGCCCGCCGGGATCTGTACGGTGACGCGTTCAACGAGGCGGTGTTCATGCGGGGTGGGCAGACGTTGACCGCAGCTCTGGCGGAGGTCGACGACAAGGGTGTGGACGGGGCCGCCAACGGCCTGGCCGATCTGGTCAGTCGATCCTCCGAGCGGTTACGACAATGGCAGACGGGCTTCGCTCGGTCCTACGCGCTGTCGATGCTTGCCGGCGCGGCGCTCGTGGTGGCGGCAATTCTGGCGGTGCGACTGTGGTGA
- the nuoK gene encoding NADH-quinone oxidoreductase subunit NuoK, which yields MNPANYLYLSALLFTIGASGVLLRRNAIVMFMCVELMLNAANLAFVTFSRMHGHLDGQVVAFFTMVVAACEVVIGLAIIMTIFRTRHSASVDDANLLRH from the coding sequence ATGAATCCCGCGAACTATCTGTATCTGTCGGCTCTGCTGTTCACCATTGGTGCGTCCGGAGTGTTGTTGCGGCGCAACGCCATCGTCATGTTCATGTGCGTGGAGCTGATGCTCAATGCCGCGAACCTGGCGTTCGTGACGTTCTCTCGCATGCACGGTCATCTCGACGGTCAGGTTGTGGCGTTCTTCACCATGGTGGTCGCCGCCTGCGAGGTGGTGATCGGGCTGGCCATCATCATGACCATCTTCCGCACGCGACATTCGGCCTCGGTCGATGACGCCAATCTGCTGAGACATTAA
- the nuoH gene encoding NADH-quinone oxidoreductase subunit NuoH — MTYPDPNLFGHDPWWLVLAKSLGIFVFLLLTVLTAILAERKVLGRMQLRPGPNRVGPWGLLQSLADGVKLALKEGLTPAGVDKPIYLLAPVIAVVPAFMAFAVIPMGGAVSVFGHRTPLQLTDLPVAVLYVLAVTSIGVYGIVLAGWASGSTYPLLGGLRSSAQVISYEIAMALSFATVFLYAGTMSTSGIVAAQDHTWYVFLLLPSFVVYVTSMVGETNRAPFDLPEAEGELVGGFHTEYSSLKFAMFMLAEYVNMTTVSALATTMFLGGWRAPFPFNLIDGANSGWWPLLWFVAKVWTFLFFYIWLRGTLPRLRYDQFMALGWKVLIPVSLVWIMVVAITHSLRAHGYQGWATGLVSAAVVIVLVLAVALWKSLRRRTVPPPLEHGAGAYPVPPLPSLRKETADA; from the coding sequence ATGACATATCCCGACCCCAACCTGTTCGGTCACGATCCATGGTGGCTGGTCCTGGCCAAGTCGCTGGGCATCTTCGTGTTCCTGTTGCTGACGGTGCTGACCGCCATCCTGGCCGAACGCAAAGTGTTGGGCCGCATGCAGTTGCGGCCCGGGCCCAATCGGGTCGGACCCTGGGGTCTGCTGCAGTCTCTCGCCGACGGCGTCAAGCTCGCGCTCAAGGAGGGCCTGACCCCGGCCGGGGTGGACAAGCCCATCTACCTGCTGGCGCCGGTGATCGCGGTGGTCCCCGCGTTCATGGCATTCGCGGTGATCCCGATGGGCGGCGCGGTGTCGGTGTTCGGGCACCGCACACCACTGCAGTTGACCGATCTGCCGGTCGCGGTGCTCTACGTGCTGGCCGTCACCTCGATCGGCGTGTACGGAATCGTGCTGGCCGGGTGGGCATCGGGGTCCACCTATCCGCTGCTGGGTGGGCTGCGGTCCAGCGCCCAGGTGATCTCCTACGAGATTGCGATGGCGCTGTCGTTCGCCACGGTGTTCCTCTACGCCGGCACCATGTCCACCTCGGGCATCGTCGCGGCCCAGGATCACACCTGGTACGTGTTCCTGCTGCTGCCGTCGTTTGTGGTGTACGTCACGTCGATGGTTGGTGAAACCAACCGTGCGCCTTTCGATCTGCCCGAGGCCGAGGGCGAGCTCGTCGGCGGCTTCCACACCGAGTACTCGTCGCTGAAATTCGCGATGTTCATGCTCGCCGAATACGTCAACATGACCACCGTCTCGGCGCTGGCCACCACTATGTTCCTCGGCGGCTGGCGTGCCCCGTTCCCGTTCAACCTGATCGACGGCGCCAACAGCGGATGGTGGCCGCTGCTGTGGTTCGTCGCCAAGGTGTGGACGTTCCTGTTTTTCTACATCTGGCTGCGCGGAACGCTGCCACGGCTGCGCTACGACCAGTTCATGGCGCTGGGCTGGAAGGTCCTGATCCCGGTGTCGCTGGTCTGGATCATGGTCGTGGCCATCACTCATAGTCTGCGCGCGCACGGCTATCAGGGCTGGGCCACCGGTCTCGTCAGCGCCGCGGTCGTCATCGTCCTCGTACTCGCCGTGGCGTTGTGGAAGTCGTTGCGGCGCAGAACCGTTCCACCGCCACTGGAGCACGGCGCCGGGGCGTACCCGGTCCCGCCACTCCCGTCCCTCAGGAAGGAGACGGCTGATGCCTAA
- a CDS encoding NADH-quinone oxidoreductase subunit J — MSVELLTAATDGMTTTSTSEAVVFWILGTVAVAGAIGVVAAPKAVYSAVSLASTMIALAVLYVAQDALFLGVVQVVVYTGAVMMLFLFVLMLIGVDLSESMVETLRGQRVAALVAGLGFGILLIAGIGNVSTVGFTGLTQANSGGNVEGLAALIFTRYLWAFELTSALLITAALGAMVLAHRERFERRKTQRELAIERFQAGGRPTPLPNPGVYARHNAVDVPARLPDGSDAVLSVSAILPQRSMATDTTREGQ, encoded by the coding sequence ATGAGCGTCGAACTGCTCACCGCTGCGACCGACGGTATGACGACGACCTCGACGTCGGAAGCCGTCGTGTTCTGGATCCTCGGCACAGTCGCGGTGGCCGGTGCCATCGGTGTGGTGGCCGCCCCCAAGGCGGTGTACTCGGCGGTGTCCCTGGCCTCGACGATGATCGCGCTCGCGGTGCTCTACGTCGCCCAGGATGCGTTGTTCCTCGGGGTGGTTCAGGTGGTGGTCTACACCGGTGCGGTGATGATGCTGTTCCTGTTCGTACTCATGCTCATCGGTGTCGACCTGTCGGAATCAATGGTGGAAACCCTGCGCGGGCAACGGGTCGCGGCACTCGTCGCAGGGCTGGGCTTCGGGATCCTGCTGATCGCGGGCATCGGCAACGTCTCGACTGTCGGCTTCACCGGGCTCACGCAGGCCAACAGTGGCGGCAACGTGGAAGGACTGGCCGCGCTGATCTTCACCCGGTACCTGTGGGCGTTCGAGCTCACCAGTGCCCTGCTGATCACAGCTGCGCTCGGCGCCATGGTACTGGCACACCGGGAACGGTTCGAACGCCGGAAAACGCAGCGCGAATTGGCGATTGAACGCTTCCAAGCCGGTGGGCGGCCGACTCCGTTGCCCAATCCCGGTGTCTACGCACGCCACAACGCAGTCGACGTCCCGGCCCGACTGCCCGACGGCTCCGATGCCGTGCTGTCGGTCAGCGCCATCCTGCCGCAGCGCAGTATGGCGACAGATACGACAAGGGAGGGCCAGTGA
- a CDS encoding NADH-quinone oxidoreductase subunit M, translated as MVSTFPWLTVLWAVPTVGAIVVILIPAGQRILAKWLALAVSLVALGVTIVLAVGFDPAGKQYQFVESHPWIPSFGTGYILGVDGIALALVVLTAVLMPLLIVAGWNDATDRTGLAGRSVQAYLALMLAVEGMVFMSLVALDILLFYVFFEAMLIPMYFLIGGYGGSRAQASKAAVKFLLYNLFGGLVMLAAVIGLYVVTAQSDVFGSGTFDFRAIVEAVASGRLVLSPVVGGFLFLGFMFAFAVKAPLWPFHRWLPDAAVEATPASAVLMMAIMDKVGTFGMLRYCLPLFPDAATYFRPFIITLAVIGIVYGAVLAIGQVDVMRLIAYTSISHFGFIILGIFVMTSQGQSGSTLYMINHGISTAALFLIAGFLVSRRGSRLIAAYGGVQKVAPVLAGTFLVAGLATLSLPGLAPFISEFLVLIGTFTRYPVLAVFASTALVLSAVYILWTYQRMMTGPVREDDGDGTAGVRGLRDLVPRELAVVAPLIALLLVLGIYPKPALDVINPAVQHTLTIMGQTDPVPSAPPTVAEGSR; from the coding sequence GTGGTGAGTACCTTTCCGTGGCTCACGGTGCTCTGGGCGGTCCCGACCGTGGGCGCCATAGTCGTGATCCTGATCCCGGCCGGTCAGCGGATTCTGGCCAAATGGCTCGCGCTAGCCGTCTCGCTCGTGGCGCTCGGCGTCACGATCGTCCTCGCGGTCGGCTTCGACCCGGCCGGTAAGCAGTACCAGTTCGTCGAATCACATCCGTGGATACCGTCTTTCGGCACCGGATACATCCTCGGCGTTGACGGGATTGCGCTCGCGCTTGTGGTTCTCACCGCGGTTTTGATGCCGCTGCTGATCGTCGCCGGCTGGAACGACGCCACCGACCGGACGGGCTTGGCCGGCCGATCGGTCCAGGCGTATCTCGCACTCATGCTGGCAGTCGAGGGCATGGTGTTCATGTCGCTGGTAGCCCTGGACATCCTGCTGTTCTACGTGTTCTTCGAGGCCATGCTCATCCCGATGTACTTCCTCATCGGCGGGTATGGCGGCAGCCGGGCGCAGGCTTCCAAGGCGGCAGTGAAGTTCCTGCTGTACAACCTGTTCGGCGGATTGGTCATGCTGGCCGCGGTGATCGGGCTGTATGTGGTGACGGCGCAGAGCGACGTTTTCGGATCCGGCACCTTCGACTTCCGGGCCATTGTCGAGGCGGTCGCATCGGGCCGACTGGTGCTCAGTCCGGTGGTGGGCGGCTTCCTGTTCCTCGGCTTCATGTTCGCGTTCGCGGTCAAGGCTCCGCTGTGGCCGTTCCACCGCTGGCTGCCGGATGCCGCAGTGGAGGCCACCCCGGCCAGCGCGGTGCTGATGATGGCCATCATGGACAAGGTTGGCACGTTCGGCATGCTCCGCTACTGTCTGCCGTTGTTCCCCGACGCGGCAACCTATTTCCGTCCGTTCATCATCACGCTGGCGGTGATCGGCATCGTCTACGGCGCGGTGCTCGCGATCGGTCAGGTCGACGTAATGCGGTTGATCGCCTACACGTCGATCTCGCACTTCGGCTTCATCATCCTGGGCATCTTCGTCATGACCAGCCAGGGGCAGTCCGGGTCGACGCTCTACATGATCAACCACGGAATCTCCACGGCGGCCCTGTTCCTCATCGCCGGCTTCCTGGTGTCGCGGCGCGGCAGCCGGCTGATCGCCGCCTACGGCGGGGTGCAGAAGGTGGCGCCGGTCCTGGCCGGCACGTTCCTGGTGGCCGGGCTCGCCACCCTGTCACTGCCCGGCCTGGCGCCGTTCATCAGCGAATTCCTGGTCCTTATCGGCACATTCACCCGCTACCCGGTGCTGGCGGTATTCGCCTCGACGGCCCTCGTGCTCTCGGCGGTCTACATCCTGTGGACCTACCAGCGGATGATGACCGGTCCAGTCCGCGAGGACGACGGGGACGGCACCGCCGGTGTGCGCGGCCTCCGCGATCTCGTTCCTCGCGAACTCGCCGTGGTGGCACCGTTGATCGCCCTGCTGCTGGTGCTGGGGATCTATCCCAAACCCGCGCTCGACGTGATCAATCCGGCAGTCCAACACACCCTGACCATCATGGGCCAGACCGATCCGGTACCGAGTGCACCGCCGACCGTGGCGGAAGGGAGCCGCTGA
- the nuoN gene encoding NADH-quinone oxidoreductase subunit NuoN has product MVTPSIEYGLLSPMLIVFGVAVAGVLVEAFAPRRSRYPVQVTLALGGLVAALAAVGLLARDLHGSPGRSAVLGAVMLDPPALFQQATIALVGILGILLVAERQIGSRTDGDARGLDAFTPQASAVAGSVAEQLATRAGVMQTEVFPLTMLAIGGMLLFPAANDLLTMFIALEVLSLPLYLLCGLARRRRLLSQEAALKYFLLGAFSSAFFLYGAAMMYGYAGTLTLPGIADAVATGSGRTPLALVGIGLLLVGLLFKVGAVPFHSWVPDVYQGAPTAITAFMAAATKIAAFGAMLRIFYVALPELRADWRPVLWAVAILTMVIGTVVAVTQADVKRMLAYSAISHTGFILTGVIAANPAGVSSTLFYLFAYGFSTVGAFAVVGLVRDATGEEATAMSRWAGLGRRYPVVGVVFSLFLLAFAGIPLTSGFVSKFAVFKAAGQGGAIPLVVVGVIASAIAAYFYVRVIVLMFFTDPPDDAPEVVVPSGPTMIVVAVTAVVTFVLGALPQPLLDLANNAEVFLR; this is encoded by the coding sequence ATGGTGACACCTAGCATCGAGTACGGCTTGCTCTCACCCATGCTGATCGTCTTCGGCGTGGCGGTCGCCGGTGTCCTCGTGGAGGCCTTCGCGCCTCGGCGCAGCCGTTACCCGGTTCAGGTGACCTTGGCGCTCGGCGGGCTGGTCGCGGCACTCGCCGCGGTGGGACTGCTGGCGCGCGACCTGCACGGCAGCCCAGGGCGGTCTGCCGTGCTCGGCGCGGTCATGCTCGATCCTCCGGCGCTGTTCCAGCAGGCCACGATTGCCTTGGTCGGCATTCTCGGAATCCTGCTCGTCGCCGAACGACAGATCGGCAGCCGAACCGACGGCGACGCACGAGGTCTGGACGCTTTCACACCGCAGGCTTCCGCGGTTGCGGGCAGTGTGGCCGAGCAGTTGGCCACCCGGGCCGGCGTGATGCAGACCGAGGTGTTTCCGTTGACCATGCTGGCGATCGGCGGCATGCTGCTGTTCCCGGCTGCCAACGACTTGCTCACCATGTTCATCGCCCTGGAAGTGCTGTCGCTGCCGCTGTACCTGTTGTGCGGGCTGGCACGCCGGCGTCGGCTGCTGTCGCAGGAAGCCGCCCTGAAATATTTTCTGCTCGGCGCGTTTTCGTCGGCGTTCTTCTTGTACGGCGCGGCGATGATGTACGGCTATGCCGGGACACTGACACTGCCGGGGATCGCCGACGCGGTGGCCACGGGCAGTGGCCGTACCCCGCTGGCGCTGGTCGGCATCGGCCTGCTGCTGGTCGGACTGCTGTTCAAAGTCGGTGCGGTGCCGTTCCATTCGTGGGTACCCGATGTGTATCAGGGAGCGCCCACAGCGATCACGGCATTCATGGCGGCCGCCACCAAGATCGCCGCCTTCGGTGCCATGCTGCGGATCTTCTACGTGGCATTGCCGGAGTTGCGGGCTGACTGGCGCCCGGTGTTGTGGGCGGTGGCGATCCTGACCATGGTGATCGGCACCGTCGTCGCGGTCACCCAGGCGGACGTCAAACGCATGCTGGCCTATTCCGCCATCTCGCACACCGGCTTCATCCTCACCGGCGTGATCGCCGCGAACCCGGCTGGGGTGTCCTCGACGCTGTTCTACCTGTTCGCCTACGGTTTCAGCACGGTTGGCGCGTTCGCTGTGGTCGGCCTGGTCCGTGACGCCACGGGCGAGGAGGCGACCGCCATGTCCCGATGGGCCGGGTTGGGGCGGCGCTATCCGGTTGTCGGTGTGGTGTTTTCACTGTTTCTGCTGGCTTTCGCCGGCATCCCGCTGACCAGTGGGTTCGTCAGCAAGTTCGCGGTGTTCAAGGCGGCCGGCCAGGGTGGCGCGATACCACTGGTGGTCGTCGGCGTGATCGCCAGTGCGATCGCCGCTTACTTCTATGTACGGGTGATCGTGTTGATGTTCTTCACCGATCCTCCTGACGACGCGCCGGAGGTGGTGGTGCCGAGCGGGCCGACCATGATCGTGGTGGCCGTCACCGCAGTGGTCACCTTCGTGCTGGGCGCGCTGCCACAGCCACTGCTGGATCTGGCCAACAACGCCGAGGTGTTCCTGCGCTGA
- a CDS encoding FAD-dependent monooxygenase, producing MTDCEVLIAGAGPAGLAVACGLLSQGVPVRIVDKAGGPATTSRANFVHARGSEVLDRLGALDDLPQRSVRAMQITTYLGDKPVMRVRFGDPGIRSAAPPMVISQATVEAALRDRLTELGGAVEWSTPLTELRQDGTGVVVTLGDGSTTRTAWLVGCDGAASTTRRRAGIGFPGVQLTERFLLADVWLDWDLDRSGTTGWIHPDGMVGAMPMPGGSWRIIAYDPDLSGDAPDHDEILHRLQRLLPERTGRDVQVTAAEWLSMFIVHRRLADTYRRGRVLIAGDAAHTHAPFGGQGMLTGLGDAENLAWKLGLVVQGVADAVLLDSYEPERRPLATEVLRGTTAVTKVNITQRPAGRFIRDRIAVPLLNLPAVQRWVTYQTSQLWVSYRKGPLAERSLPLARKPRPGDRVPDGPYLALDGSPVRLYTQLRGHWVLVVPDTQSALCSIARAHLGNRVTILRQTGRSEIYLVRPDGHLAWRGTDSGQLDSWLSRMLVRGRVR from the coding sequence ATGACCGATTGTGAGGTACTGATCGCCGGTGCCGGCCCGGCCGGTCTGGCAGTGGCCTGCGGCTTGCTGAGTCAGGGTGTGCCGGTGCGCATCGTCGACAAGGCCGGCGGTCCCGCCACCACGTCGCGGGCCAACTTCGTGCACGCGCGCGGATCGGAGGTGCTCGACCGCCTCGGTGCACTCGATGACTTGCCGCAACGGTCGGTGCGCGCCATGCAGATCACCACCTATCTCGGCGATAAACCGGTCATGCGGGTGCGGTTCGGAGATCCTGGAATTCGTTCAGCCGCACCACCTATGGTCATCTCGCAGGCGACGGTCGAAGCGGCACTGCGGGACAGGCTCACCGAGCTGGGCGGTGCGGTGGAGTGGTCGACACCGCTGACCGAGCTACGACAGGACGGCACCGGCGTCGTGGTGACACTCGGGGATGGAAGCACGACTCGGACGGCCTGGCTGGTCGGCTGCGACGGTGCCGCCAGCACCACACGACGCCGCGCCGGGATCGGATTCCCCGGCGTGCAACTGACCGAACGTTTCCTGCTGGCCGACGTGTGGCTCGACTGGGACCTGGACAGGTCGGGCACCACCGGCTGGATCCACCCCGATGGCATGGTCGGCGCCATGCCGATGCCCGGTGGCAGCTGGCGCATCATCGCCTACGACCCCGATCTATCCGGTGACGCGCCCGACCACGACGAGATCCTGCATCGACTGCAGCGACTGCTACCCGAGCGAACCGGCCGCGACGTGCAGGTGACGGCGGCCGAGTGGCTGTCGATGTTCATCGTGCATCGTCGGCTGGCCGACACCTACCGCCGTGGCCGGGTCCTGATCGCCGGCGACGCCGCTCACACTCATGCTCCCTTCGGCGGCCAAGGCATGCTGACCGGCCTCGGCGACGCCGAGAACCTCGCGTGGAAGCTCGGTCTGGTGGTCCAGGGTGTCGCCGACGCCGTGTTGCTGGACAGCTATGAGCCCGAACGCCGTCCACTGGCGACAGAGGTTCTGCGGGGCACCACCGCGGTCACCAAGGTGAACATCACGCAGCGGCCGGCCGGCCGGTTCATCCGCGACCGGATCGCTGTGCCACTCCTCAATCTGCCTGCCGTGCAGCGCTGGGTGACCTACCAGACGTCGCAGTTGTGGGTCAGCTACCGCAAGGGACCACTGGCCGAAAGATCACTTCCGTTGGCGCGCAAGCCCAGACCTGGCGACCGGGTGCCCGACGGGCCGTACCTGGCGCTTGATGGCAGCCCCGTTCGCCTCTACACACAGTTGCGTGGGCATTGGGTGCTTGTCGTGCCTGACACTCAATCGGCGTTGTGCAGCATCGCCCGGGCCCATCTCGGCAACCGCGTGACCATTCTGCGCCAGACCGGCCGGTCTGAGATATACCTCGTCCGTCCCGACGGCCACCTCGCTTGGCGCGGCACCGATTCCGGCCAGCTCGACAGCTGGCTGTCCCGGATGCTGGTCCGCGGACGGGTCAGATGA
- a CDS encoding TetR/AcrR family transcriptional regulator produces MTAGRGRPRDPAVDTAILTAALDLFIEQGIAAMSIEQIAKRAGVGKPTLYRRWSTKEALVADAIEALVVADVTWPTRDEIDTVPTHQLVERNLVATAHTAADPRFRALIAQIYGSAVTHPLLMQTYWTHYIQPRRELTIAMLRRAKADGRIAPDTDLEVLVDMLAGGVTYRVLQPDPPTAKQMKHYLEAAYRQAGLLP; encoded by the coding sequence ATGACCGCCGGGCGTGGGCGGCCCCGTGACCCCGCAGTCGATACGGCGATCCTCACCGCGGCACTGGATCTGTTCATCGAACAAGGTATCGCTGCGATGAGTATTGAGCAGATCGCCAAGCGTGCCGGCGTCGGCAAACCGACGCTGTACCGGCGGTGGTCGACGAAAGAGGCGCTCGTTGCCGACGCGATCGAAGCGCTCGTCGTCGCCGATGTCACCTGGCCGACCCGTGACGAGATCGATACCGTACCAACGCATCAACTCGTTGAGCGGAACCTTGTGGCGACCGCCCACACCGCCGCCGATCCGCGATTCCGTGCTCTCATCGCGCAGATCTACGGCTCGGCGGTGACGCACCCGCTGCTGATGCAGACGTATTGGACGCACTACATCCAGCCGCGGCGTGAGCTGACCATCGCGATGCTCCGCCGCGCGAAAGCCGACGGCCGGATCGCGCCCGACACTGATTTGGAAGTGCTGGTCGACATGCTCGCCGGCGGCGTCACCTACCGTGTGCTGCAACCAGATCCACCGACCGCCAAGCAGATGAAGCACTACTTGGAGGCCGCTTACCGCCAGGCGGGTCTGTTGCCCTAA